In Nocardioides marinus, one DNA window encodes the following:
- a CDS encoding thymidine kinase: protein MAELQFFTGTMDSGKSTLALQTNHNHAARGRQGQIFVTRDRAGTGRLSSRLGLTHDALEVDSDFDFWRHVVDHLTQGARIDYLICDEAQFYSPDQIDQLAKIVDELQIDVFAFGILTDFRTLMFPGSARLVELADRMNVLQVEALCWCGKRATHNARTENGVMVVEGDVIVVGDVEQPDQHDADVDIAYEVLCRQHHRRRLTAARAKAVSLAPEPLPFG, encoded by the coding sequence GTGGCTGAGCTCCAGTTCTTCACCGGCACCATGGACTCCGGCAAGAGCACGCTGGCGCTCCAGACCAACCACAACCACGCCGCACGCGGCCGTCAGGGGCAGATCTTCGTCACCCGCGACCGCGCCGGCACCGGCCGCCTCTCCAGCCGCCTCGGGCTCACCCACGACGCTCTCGAGGTCGACTCCGACTTCGACTTCTGGCGCCACGTCGTCGACCACCTCACGCAGGGCGCCCGGATCGACTACCTGATCTGCGACGAGGCCCAGTTCTACTCCCCCGACCAGATCGACCAGCTCGCCAAGATCGTCGACGAGCTGCAGATCGACGTGTTCGCCTTCGGCATCCTCACCGACTTCCGCACCCTGATGTTCCCGGGCTCCGCGCGCCTGGTCGAGCTCGCCGACCGGATGAACGTGCTGCAGGTCGAGGCGTTGTGCTGGTGCGGCAAGCGCGCCACCCACAACGCCCGCACCGAGAACGGCGTCATGGTCGTCGAGGGCGACGTCATCGTCGTCGGCGACGTCGAGCAGCCCGACCAGCACGACGCCGACGTCGACATCGCCTACGAGGTGCTCTGCCGCCAGCACCACCGCCGTCGGCTCACCGCCGCCCGCGCCAAGGCGGTCTCCCTCGCCCCCGAGCCGCTCCCCTTCGGCTGA
- a CDS encoding sulfurtransferase, whose amino-acid sequence MSGPVHPLIDTAELRALLEAGRAPTLLDVRYRLGGPPGAGEHEAGHVPGAAYVDLDTALAAPVREDRRGGRHPLPETGVFLEAMRAAGVTRGGPVVVYDDWSGHAAARAWWLLRHHGVEDVRVLDGGWSAWVADGGSVETGEVAPVRGDLDGEPGSMPVVAAEDVPAVSVLVDARAGERYRGEVEPVDPVAGHVPGAVNVPTALNLTADGRFRPVPELREEYAAVGAVPGADVAAYCGSGVTACLDVLALELVGVRAALYPGSWSDWVSDPARPVAKD is encoded by the coding sequence ATGTCCGGGCCAGTGCATCCCCTCATCGACACCGCCGAGCTGCGCGCGCTGCTGGAGGCCGGGCGGGCGCCGACCCTGCTCGACGTGCGCTACCGGCTGGGCGGACCGCCGGGCGCCGGGGAGCACGAGGCGGGGCACGTCCCGGGGGCGGCGTACGTCGACCTGGACACCGCCCTGGCCGCCCCGGTCCGTGAGGACCGTCGCGGTGGCCGGCACCCGCTGCCCGAGACCGGCGTGTTCCTGGAAGCGATGCGCGCGGCCGGGGTGACCCGCGGTGGGCCCGTCGTGGTCTACGACGACTGGTCCGGTCACGCAGCCGCCCGGGCCTGGTGGCTGCTGCGTCACCACGGCGTCGAGGACGTGCGGGTGCTGGACGGTGGCTGGAGCGCGTGGGTGGCTGACGGTGGGTCGGTGGAGACCGGCGAGGTCGCCCCGGTGCGCGGTGACCTGGACGGCGAGCCGGGCTCGATGCCGGTGGTGGCCGCCGAGGACGTCCCCGCGGTCAGCGTGCTGGTCGACGCGCGGGCGGGTGAGCGCTACCGGGGCGAGGTGGAGCCCGTGGACCCGGTGGCCGGCCACGTGCCCGGCGCCGTGAACGTGCCGACCGCGCTCAACCTCACGGCGGACGGGAGGTTCCGCCCGGTCCCCGAGCTGCGCGAGGAGTACGCCGCCGTCGGGGCCGTGCCCGGCGCGGACGTCGCGGCGTACTGCGGCTCGGGCGTCACCGCCTGCCTCGACGTGCTCGCCCTGGAGCTGGTGGGCGTGCGGGCCGCGCTGTACCCGGGCTCGTGGAGCGACTGGGTCAGCGACCCTGCGCGACCGGTGGCCAAGGACTGA
- a CDS encoding SDR family oxidoreductase, whose amino-acid sequence MAYFVTGATGFIGRFLVTELLDHREGEIFVLVRAGSRHRMDALIRRWGTDRVTPVVGDLSQDGLGVDPAWVAEHRGSIEHFFHLAAIYDMTADDATNETMNVGGTRHAVELAEALEVGCFHQVSSVAAAGEHHGRFDETMFDQGQHLPSPYHRTKFESERIVREEASVPWRVYRPAIVVGDSQTGEMDKVDGPYYFFPLMKMLRDRLPAWLPLVGVDLGDTNVVPVDYVAKAMDHIAHRPDLDGQAFHLVNPEPQPVVEVVNAFCAAAGAPRFATPVDRNVTQAGPLALVPRMMRPSTYVGALARNGVVQSVLDPLTSQLGVPAEVLGHTGFAPVFDSRRTEKALAGSGIGVPDLESYARTLWGYWEEHLDDSCGRDADNRAALQGKHVVITGASSGIGQVTALKVAQCGGIPVLVARGKDKLEETRAVIEARGGNAHVYPCDLSDLDAIDALCAQLAAELPSVDFVVNNAGRSIRRSLKLSHDRFHDFERTMQLNYFGAIRLVMGLIPTMREQRRGHIVNISSIGVQTNPPRFSAYVASKAALDSWSNVVSSELVGDGITFTGIHMPLVRTPMIAPTKIYDKFPTISPAQAADLVIRAMVERPHEINTALGNAGAIAHTVAPKLAFRILNMAYHVFPDSAAARGDAAQGSRETEQIMLAKIFKGVHW is encoded by the coding sequence ATGGCCTACTTCGTGACCGGTGCCACCGGGTTCATCGGCCGGTTCCTCGTGACCGAGCTGCTCGACCATCGCGAGGGCGAGATCTTCGTGCTCGTCCGGGCCGGCAGCCGCCACCGGATGGACGCGCTGATCCGACGCTGGGGCACCGACCGGGTCACGCCGGTCGTCGGCGACCTGTCCCAGGACGGTCTCGGCGTCGACCCCGCCTGGGTGGCCGAGCACCGTGGCTCCATCGAGCACTTCTTCCACCTGGCGGCCATCTACGACATGACGGCCGACGACGCGACCAACGAGACGATGAACGTCGGCGGCACCCGGCACGCCGTCGAGCTCGCCGAGGCGCTCGAGGTGGGCTGCTTCCACCAGGTGTCCTCGGTGGCCGCCGCCGGCGAGCACCACGGCCGCTTCGACGAGACGATGTTCGACCAGGGCCAGCACCTGCCCTCGCCGTACCACCGCACGAAGTTCGAGTCCGAGCGGATCGTGCGGGAGGAGGCGTCGGTCCCCTGGCGCGTCTACCGCCCCGCGATCGTGGTCGGCGACTCCCAGACCGGCGAGATGGACAAGGTCGACGGGCCCTACTACTTCTTCCCGCTGATGAAGATGCTGCGCGACCGGTTGCCGGCCTGGTTGCCGCTCGTCGGCGTCGACCTCGGCGACACCAACGTCGTGCCGGTGGACTACGTGGCCAAGGCGATGGACCACATCGCGCACCGCCCCGACCTCGACGGCCAGGCCTTCCACCTCGTCAACCCCGAGCCGCAGCCGGTGGTCGAGGTCGTCAACGCCTTCTGCGCCGCTGCCGGGGCACCCCGCTTCGCCACACCCGTCGACCGCAACGTGACCCAGGCCGGGCCGCTGGCCCTCGTCCCCCGCATGATGCGCCCCTCGACGTACGTCGGTGCGCTGGCGCGCAACGGGGTCGTGCAGTCGGTCCTCGACCCGCTGACCAGCCAGCTCGGCGTGCCCGCGGAGGTGCTGGGCCACACCGGCTTCGCCCCTGTCTTCGACTCCCGCCGCACCGAGAAGGCCCTGGCCGGCTCCGGCATCGGCGTGCCGGACCTGGAGTCCTACGCCCGCACGCTGTGGGGCTACTGGGAGGAGCACCTCGACGACTCCTGCGGCCGCGACGCCGACAACCGGGCGGCGCTGCAGGGCAAGCACGTGGTCATCACCGGCGCCTCCTCCGGGATCGGGCAGGTCACCGCGCTCAAGGTCGCCCAGTGCGGCGGCATCCCCGTGCTGGTGGCCCGAGGCAAGGACAAGCTCGAGGAGACCCGCGCAGTCATCGAGGCCCGCGGCGGCAACGCCCACGTCTATCCCTGCGACCTCTCCGACCTCGACGCCATCGACGCCCTGTGCGCACAGCTGGCCGCCGAGCTGCCCTCGGTCGACTTCGTGGTCAACAACGCCGGTCGCTCGATCCGCCGCTCCCTCAAGCTCAGCCACGACCGCTTCCACGACTTCGAGCGGACCATGCAGCTGAACTACTTCGGCGCGATCCGCCTGGTCATGGGCCTGATCCCCACGATGCGCGAGCAGCGACGCGGGCACATCGTGAACATCAGCTCCATCGGCGTGCAGACCAACCCGCCGCGGTTCTCGGCCTACGTCGCCTCCAAGGCGGCGCTGGACTCCTGGTCCAACGTGGTCTCCTCCGAGCTGGTGGGTGACGGCATCACCTTCACCGGCATCCACATGCCGCTGGTGCGGACGCCGATGATCGCCCCCACCAAGATCTACGACAAGTTCCCCACCATCTCCCCGGCGCAGGCCGCCGACCTGGTCATCAGGGCGATGGTCGAGCGTCCGCACGAGATCAACACCGCACTCGGCAACGCCGGTGCCATCGCCCACACGGTCGCGCCCAAGCTGGCCTTCCGGATCCTCAACATGGCCTACCACGTGTTCCCCGACTCAGCCGCCGCCCGCGGCGACGCGGCCCAGGGCTCGCGGGAGACCGAGCAGATCATGCTGGCCAAGATCTTCAAGGGCGTGCACTGGTAG
- the sepH gene encoding septation protein SepH produces the protein MDRLMVHLTLAGTSEDGKRLLLVSDAGEEYTLDVDARLRSALRGETSRLGQLEITMESVLRPRDIQARIRAGETPEAVAEAAQTSVEKIMPFAGPVLAEREHVAQRAQRSSVRRRNGDGARILGEAVESHLRSINVGADTVAWDAWRREDGRWVLTADFATQARSGTGTYTYDMPGNYVVAEDDDARWLIGDRSATPAAPPAPDDLEQVRRRRAAAVDEPDQLPLGDDAIHLVAPETVPDLHDEAPAERVRADAEPGQPEPAPDRRSEGAPAARETTEPPAATPAQQAEAAQPEHLDEPAARKPTRKRGRASVPSWDEIMFGGSKE, from the coding sequence GTGGACCGGCTCATGGTGCACCTGACCCTCGCGGGCACGAGCGAGGACGGGAAGCGCCTGCTCCTGGTCAGCGACGCCGGGGAGGAGTACACCCTCGACGTCGACGCCCGGCTCCGCAGCGCCCTGCGCGGCGAGACGTCACGACTCGGTCAGTTGGAGATCACCATGGAGAGCGTCCTGCGGCCTCGCGACATCCAGGCCCGCATCCGGGCCGGAGAGACGCCGGAGGCGGTCGCCGAGGCGGCCCAGACCAGCGTCGAGAAGATCATGCCGTTCGCCGGGCCCGTCCTCGCCGAGCGCGAGCACGTCGCCCAGCGGGCCCAGCGCAGCTCGGTACGCCGCCGCAACGGCGACGGGGCCCGCATCCTCGGCGAGGCGGTGGAGTCCCACCTGCGCTCGATCAACGTCGGGGCCGACACCGTCGCCTGGGACGCCTGGCGGCGCGAGGACGGCCGCTGGGTCCTCACCGCCGACTTCGCGACCCAGGCCCGCAGCGGCACCGGCACCTACACCTACGACATGCCCGGCAACTACGTCGTGGCCGAGGACGACGACGCCCGCTGGCTGATCGGCGACCGCTCCGCCACCCCGGCCGCTCCGCCGGCCCCCGACGACCTGGAGCAGGTACGCCGCCGCCGCGCCGCTGCCGTCGACGAGCCCGACCAGCTGCCGCTGGGTGACGACGCGATCCACCTGGTCGCGCCGGAGACCGTCCCCGACCTCCACGACGAGGCGCCGGCCGAGCGGGTGCGCGCCGACGCCGAGCCCGGACAACCCGAGCCGGCGCCCGACCGCCGGAGCGAGGGGGCACCGGCCGCCCGCGAGACCACCGAGCCCCCGGCCGCCACGCCCGCGCAGCAGGCCGAGGCCGCGCAGCCCGAGCACCTGGACGAGCCGGCGGCCCGCAAGCCGACCCGCAAGCGCGGACGCGCCTCGGTGCCCAGCTGGGACGAGATCATGTTCGGCGGCTCGAAGGAGTAG
- a CDS encoding GNAT family N-acetyltransferase — MTTTWLPPDWEHPLRVDLPTGHHLRPITADDTEKDMLAVMGSRDRLWSIYGAAWGWPPEDMSAEADREDLQRHWEEMQTHESFNYALLDAGETELIGCVYIDPGDGPECDAVISWWVRDEYVGSGLESALDSFVPDWIDRDWPVTAPFYGVR, encoded by the coding sequence ATGACCACGACCTGGCTCCCCCCGGACTGGGAGCACCCGCTGCGGGTGGACCTGCCCACCGGCCACCACCTGCGCCCGATCACCGCCGACGACACCGAGAAGGACATGCTCGCCGTCATGGGCTCCCGCGACCGCCTGTGGTCGATCTACGGCGCGGCCTGGGGCTGGCCGCCCGAGGACATGAGTGCCGAGGCCGACCGCGAGGATCTGCAACGGCACTGGGAGGAGATGCAGACCCACGAGTCCTTCAACTACGCGCTCCTGGACGCCGGGGAGACCGAGCTGATCGGCTGCGTCTACATCGACCCAGGCGACGGGCCGGAGTGCGACGCCGTCATCTCGTGGTGGGTGCGGGACGAGTACGTCGGCAGCGGGCTGGAGTCGGCGCTCGACTCCTTCGTCCCCGACTGGATCGACCGCGACTGGCCGGTGACGGCGCCCTTCTACGGGGTGCGCTGA
- a CDS encoding trimeric intracellular cation channel family protein: MTTPEPSATLVVLDLVGIFVFAISGALVAVRKELDVFGVLVLAGVTGLGGGFLRDVLIDAAPPAALEDWRYLMVPVAAGLVTFLYHPALGRMERLVNVFDAFGLALFCVAGALKAVDYGLGPLPAALLGMTTGIGGGMMRDVLAGRVPVIFRGELYATPALAGALVAVMLDRADVPYGLAAAAGATVCLVWRLLSMWRGWQAPVPRGSASV, translated from the coding sequence GTGACGACCCCCGAACCCAGTGCCACCCTGGTCGTCCTGGACCTCGTGGGCATCTTCGTGTTCGCGATCTCCGGTGCCCTGGTGGCGGTGCGCAAGGAGCTCGACGTCTTCGGCGTGCTCGTGCTGGCCGGCGTCACCGGCCTGGGTGGTGGGTTCCTGCGCGACGTCCTGATCGACGCCGCCCCGCCCGCTGCGCTCGAGGACTGGCGCTACCTGATGGTCCCGGTGGCCGCCGGGCTGGTGACGTTCCTCTACCACCCGGCACTGGGCCGGATGGAGCGGCTGGTCAACGTCTTCGACGCCTTCGGGCTCGCGCTCTTCTGCGTCGCGGGTGCCCTGAAGGCCGTCGACTACGGGCTGGGGCCGCTGCCGGCGGCGCTGCTGGGGATGACGACCGGGATCGGCGGCGGGATGATGCGCGACGTCCTGGCCGGCCGGGTGCCGGTGATCTTCCGCGGGGAGCTCTACGCCACCCCCGCGCTCGCCGGAGCGCTGGTCGCGGTGATGCTCGACCGGGCCGACGTGCCCTACGGCCTGGCCGCGGCCGCGGGCGCCACGGTGTGCCTGGTCTGGAGGCTGCTGTCGATGTGGCGCGGGTGGCAGGCGCCGGTGCCGCGCGGGTCCGCCAGCGTCTGA
- a CDS encoding MFS transporter, whose translation MAGGGLRSYRDVLAHPGALAFSLTGLVARLPISMAGLGIVLLVEGATGSYGLAGSVSAAYMVANAVLAIAQGRLLDRWGQGPVLAVAGSVFGVATTVLVWSVQADWPRVASYVAAAVAGGSLPQIGSAVRARWAQVLDRPAQVQTAYALEAVFDEVVFILGPILVTVLATLVHPVLGLAVAAVAGSLGSWAFAAQRATAPPAHPHRRGGDRRVPLPWRTLAPLTVVSACLGVLFGAAEVTTVAFADELGSPAWAGALLALWALGSLVSGVVTGALTWRRSVTTRLQVGAAAMALAMAPLWLVGSLPLMGLVLLVGGAAIAPTLVATMSLVESSTPRARLTEGMALVQTGLVAGVAPGAAASGFVVDHYGANPAYLVSLAAGVLAAVAALSLPRSDRD comes from the coding sequence GTGGCAGGAGGCGGGCTGAGGAGCTACCGGGACGTGCTGGCGCACCCCGGCGCGCTGGCCTTCTCGCTGACCGGCCTGGTGGCACGGCTGCCGATCTCGATGGCCGGGCTCGGCATCGTGCTCCTCGTCGAGGGCGCGACCGGCTCCTACGGCCTCGCCGGCTCGGTCTCCGCGGCCTACATGGTCGCCAACGCCGTCCTCGCCATCGCCCAGGGCCGGCTGCTGGACCGCTGGGGCCAGGGGCCGGTCCTCGCCGTCGCCGGGTCGGTCTTCGGCGTGGCCACCACGGTGCTCGTGTGGTCGGTCCAGGCGGACTGGCCGCGGGTCGCGTCGTACGTCGCCGCGGCCGTGGCCGGGGGCTCGCTGCCCCAGATCGGCTCGGCCGTGCGCGCCCGGTGGGCGCAGGTGCTGGACCGACCGGCCCAGGTGCAGACGGCGTACGCACTCGAGGCGGTCTTCGACGAGGTCGTCTTCATCCTGGGGCCGATCCTGGTCACGGTGCTGGCCACCCTCGTGCACCCGGTGCTCGGCTTGGCGGTGGCCGCCGTCGCGGGCTCGTTGGGCTCCTGGGCGTTCGCGGCCCAGCGGGCGACCGCTCCCCCGGCCCACCCGCACCGCCGCGGCGGTGACCGCCGCGTCCCGCTGCCCTGGCGCACCCTCGCCCCGCTCACGGTCGTCTCGGCGTGCCTGGGCGTGCTCTTCGGCGCCGCCGAGGTCACCACCGTCGCCTTCGCCGACGAGCTGGGCTCGCCGGCGTGGGCGGGCGCCCTGCTGGCCCTGTGGGCGCTGGGCAGCCTGGTCTCGGGCGTGGTCACCGGGGCCCTGACCTGGCGCCGCTCGGTGACCACCCGGCTGCAGGTGGGCGCCGCGGCCATGGCGCTGGCCATGGCGCCGTTGTGGCTGGTCGGCTCGCTGCCCCTGATGGGCCTGGTGCTGCTCGTGGGCGGCGCGGCGATCGCACCCACCCTGGTCGCGACCATGTCGCTGGTGGAGTCCAGCACCCCCCGGGCCCGCCTCACCGAGGGCATGGCCCTCGTGCAGACGGGGCTGGTCGCCGGCGTCGCCCCCGGCGCGGCCGCCTCGGGCTTCGTCGTGGACCACTACGGGGCCAACCCGGCCTACCTGGTGTCCCTGGCCGCCGGTGTCCTCGCCGCCGTGGCGGCGCTCTCGCTGCCGCGCTCCGACCGCGACTGA
- a CDS encoding ferrochelatase, with protein MASPDVSPYDALLLVSFGGPEKPEDVVPFLENVTRGRGIPKERLEEVGEHYFLFGGRSPINDQCRALLAAIRAELADAGIDLPVYWGNRNWDPFLTDTLQQMAEDGVTRAACFVTSAYSSWSSCRQYRENLWDAVDPLGEGPGPEGSPVRLDKLRHYFNHPGFVEPNVDAVLAALADLPDDVRAGAELVFVTHSIPTAMSERSGDPERDWEEGSAYVAQHLDVARSIVDRVAEETGTRHEHALVYCSRSGSPQVPWLEPDVNDHLTALKERGASAAVIVPVGFVSDHMEVVYDLDTEALATAEEIGLPATRAATAGTDPRFVAMVRDLLVERATVERGEEVARAATGDIGAMWDVCPVGCCANPRAERPALCGRDT; from the coding sequence ATGGCGAGCCCCGACGTGAGCCCCTACGACGCGCTGCTGCTGGTCTCCTTCGGGGGTCCCGAGAAGCCCGAGGACGTGGTGCCGTTCCTGGAGAACGTCACGCGCGGGCGGGGCATCCCCAAGGAGCGGCTGGAGGAGGTGGGCGAGCACTACTTCCTGTTCGGGGGGCGCTCGCCGATCAACGACCAGTGCCGCGCCCTGCTGGCCGCGATCCGCGCCGAGCTGGCCGACGCCGGCATCGACCTCCCGGTCTACTGGGGCAACCGCAACTGGGACCCGTTCCTGACCGACACGCTGCAGCAGATGGCCGAGGACGGCGTGACCCGGGCGGCCTGCTTCGTGACCAGCGCCTACAGCTCCTGGTCCTCGTGCCGGCAGTACCGCGAGAACCTCTGGGACGCCGTCGACCCGCTGGGTGAGGGCCCCGGCCCCGAGGGCTCGCCGGTGCGCCTGGACAAGCTGCGCCACTACTTCAACCACCCCGGCTTCGTGGAGCCCAACGTCGACGCGGTGCTGGCGGCGCTCGCCGACCTGCCCGACGACGTCCGGGCGGGCGCGGAGCTGGTGTTCGTCACCCACTCCATCCCCACGGCCATGAGCGAGCGCAGCGGCGACCCCGAGCGGGACTGGGAGGAGGGCAGCGCCTACGTCGCGCAGCACCTCGACGTCGCGCGCAGCATCGTGGACCGCGTCGCCGAGGAGACCGGCACCCGGCACGAGCACGCCCTGGTCTACTGCTCGCGCTCCGGGTCCCCGCAGGTCCCGTGGCTCGAGCCGGACGTCAACGACCACCTCACGGCGCTGAAGGAGCGAGGGGCGTCCGCAGCGGTGATCGTGCCGGTCGGCTTCGTCTCCGACCACATGGAGGTCGTCTACGACCTCGACACCGAGGCGCTGGCGACCGCGGAGGAGATCGGGTTGCCGGCCACCCGCGCCGCCACCGCCGGCACCGACCCGCGGTTCGTCGCGATGGTGCGCGACCTGCTGGTCGAGCGGGCCACCGTCGAGCGTGGTGAGGAGGTCGCCCGCGCCGCCACCGGCGACATCGGGGCGATGTGGGACGTGTGCCCGGTCGGTTGCTGCGCCAACCCACGCGCTGAGCGGCCCGCCCTGTGCGGCCGCGACACCTGA
- a CDS encoding inositol monophosphatase family protein, which translates to MTRGVDARALAALSREVAAEAAALVREHAARGVEVAATKSSDVDVVTAADRASEELLRARLTAARPDDAILGEEGEDRPGTSGVRWVLDPIDGTVNFLYGLPRHAVSVAAQVQDDAAPDGWSTVAGTVLEVPTGSTWSAHLEDGRPVGTRDGAPVRVRAPQPLSLMLVATGFSYDRDVRRAQAESLVRLLPQVRDIRRLGSCALDLCLLGSGHLDGYVEEGVNLWDHAAAALIARAGGARWGLLAGASGRDLLVAAPEASYDTFLEAVLEAGYARSGDTSPRGE; encoded by the coding sequence ATGACCCGAGGCGTGGACGCGCGGGCCCTGGCGGCGCTCTCCCGCGAGGTGGCGGCCGAGGCCGCGGCACTCGTGCGCGAGCACGCTGCCCGCGGCGTCGAGGTCGCCGCCACCAAGTCCAGCGACGTCGACGTCGTCACGGCCGCCGACCGGGCCAGCGAAGAGCTGCTGCGCGCAAGGCTGACCGCGGCCCGCCCCGACGACGCGATCCTCGGGGAGGAGGGGGAGGACCGGCCCGGCACGTCGGGGGTGCGCTGGGTGCTCGACCCGATCGACGGCACCGTCAACTTCCTCTACGGCCTGCCCCGGCACGCCGTCTCGGTGGCCGCCCAGGTCCAGGACGACGCGGCCCCCGACGGCTGGTCCACCGTCGCGGGGACGGTCCTGGAGGTGCCCACCGGCTCCACCTGGAGCGCCCACCTCGAGGACGGCCGGCCGGTCGGCACCCGCGACGGCGCTCCCGTCCGCGTCCGGGCGCCGCAGCCGCTGTCGCTGATGCTGGTCGCGACCGGCTTCTCCTACGACCGCGACGTGCGCCGCGCCCAGGCCGAGTCGCTGGTGCGGCTGCTGCCACAGGTGCGCGACATCCGTCGGCTGGGCTCGTGCGCCCTCGACCTGTGCCTGCTGGGCTCGGGACACCTCGACGGCTACGTCGAGGAGGGGGTGAACCTGTGGGACCACGCGGCGGCGGCCCTGATCGCGCGCGCCGGGGGCGCGCGCTGGGGGCTGCTGGCCGGCGCCTCGGGGCGCGACCTGCTCGTGGCGGCTCCCGAGGCGTCGTACGACACCTTCCTCGAGGCGGTGCTGGAGGCCGGCTACGCCCGCTCGGGCGACACCTCCCCCCGAGGGGAATAG
- a CDS encoding DUF4193 domain-containing protein: MATDYDAPRKNEEDSSEESIEELKARRHDKNSGKVDEDETEAAESFELPGADLSHEELAVEVKPKQEDEFTCMSCFLVHHRSQLADAKKMICHDCA; the protein is encoded by the coding sequence ATGGCAACCGACTACGACGCGCCACGCAAGAACGAGGAGGACTCCTCCGAGGAGAGCATCGAAGAGCTCAAGGCGCGACGGCACGACAAGAACTCGGGCAAGGTCGACGAGGACGAGACCGAGGCGGCGGAGTCGTTCGAGCTCCCCGGCGCGGACCTCTCCCACGAGGAGCTGGCCGTGGAGGTGAAGCCCAAGCAGGAGGACGAGTTCACCTGCATGAGCTGCTTCCTGGTGCACCACCGCTCGCAGCTGGCGGACGCCAAGAAGATGATCTGCCACGACTGCGCCTGA
- a CDS encoding DUF4235 domain-containing protein produces MSKVWSVMEKGSAIGAAVVARKVLTTGWAKAARRKPPENPADPDVNIGEAVAWAVATGAAVSVARMLAMRGAARYYTKSAGHLPPGLEKDGV; encoded by the coding sequence ATGTCCAAGGTCTGGTCTGTGATGGAGAAGGGCTCGGCGATCGGCGCTGCCGTCGTCGCCCGCAAGGTGCTGACCACGGGGTGGGCCAAGGCCGCGCGCCGCAAGCCGCCGGAGAACCCGGCCGACCCCGACGTCAACATCGGCGAGGCCGTGGCCTGGGCGGTCGCCACGGGGGCTGCGGTCTCGGTGGCGCGCATGCTCGCCATGCGCGGCGCCGCCCGGTACTACACGAAGTCCGCGGGGCACCTGCCCCCCGGGCTCGAGAAGGACGGGGTCTGA
- a CDS encoding DUF3093 family protein has protein sequence MDTGTHYRERLAVPIRWWAQGTMLVASLWLAVIVAVPGPFAWAVTGVGAALMVAFFLSYGGAVLSVEDGWFRAGRARVEVRFVGEVVALDAEQTRLVAGRDADARAYLLLRPYRSRAVKVTLRDPADPTPYWLVSTRRPDQLAQALGDATRSAEAAG, from the coding sequence GTGGACACGGGCACGCACTACCGCGAGCGCCTCGCCGTGCCTATCCGTTGGTGGGCGCAGGGCACGATGCTGGTGGCCAGCCTGTGGCTGGCCGTGATCGTCGCGGTCCCCGGCCCCTTCGCGTGGGCCGTCACCGGCGTCGGCGCGGCCCTGATGGTCGCGTTCTTCCTCTCGTACGGCGGAGCCGTGCTGAGCGTGGAGGACGGCTGGTTCCGCGCCGGCCGGGCGCGGGTCGAGGTCCGCTTCGTCGGCGAGGTCGTCGCGCTGGACGCCGAGCAGACCCGGCTGGTCGCCGGGCGCGACGCCGATGCCCGTGCCTACCTGCTGCTGCGGCCCTACCGCAGCCGGGCGGTGAAGGTGACGCTGCGCGACCCGGCCGACCCGACGCCGTACTGGCTGGTGAGCACGCGGCGGCCCGACCAGCTGGCGCAGGCCCTGGGCGACGCCACCCGCTCCGCCGAGGCCGCCGGCTGA
- the dut gene encoding dUTP diphosphatase, whose translation MPVPVVRLDPDLPLPGYAHPGDAGADLHTTVDVVLAPGERALVPTGIALALPEGYVGLVHPRSGLAARHGVSIVNTPGTVDAGYRGEVKVLLVNLDPREPVELRRGERIAQLVVQRVERAAFVEVDALPDSARGTGGYGSTGT comes from the coding sequence CTGCCGGTCCCGGTGGTGCGGCTCGACCCCGACCTGCCGCTGCCGGGCTACGCGCACCCCGGCGACGCCGGCGCCGACCTGCACACCACCGTCGACGTGGTGCTGGCCCCCGGCGAGCGCGCGCTCGTGCCCACGGGGATCGCCCTGGCGCTCCCTGAGGGGTACGTCGGTCTCGTGCACCCGCGCTCGGGGCTCGCGGCCCGGCACGGCGTCTCGATCGTCAACACGCCCGGCACGGTCGACGCCGGCTACCGCGGCGAGGTCAAGGTGCTGCTGGTCAACCTCGACCCGCGCGAGCCGGTCGAGCTGCGCCGCGGTGAGCGGATCGCGCAGCTGGTGGTGCAGCGGGTCGAGCGGGCCGCCTTCGTGGAGGTCGACGCCCTGCCGGACTCCGCGCGGGGGACCGGGGGCTACGGTTCTACCGGTACCTGA